From one Trifolium pratense cultivar HEN17-A07 linkage group LG1, ARS_RC_1.1, whole genome shotgun sequence genomic stretch:
- the LOC123881452 gene encoding uncharacterized protein At5g01610-like, producing the protein MTSPVTLLLLILTVALTVSATPTAYEALKTYNFPEGILPKGVTGYELDESSGNFRADLNGSCSFSLEGSYQLSYKSTITGRISENKLTDLRGISVKVLFFWVNILEVVRKGDDLDFSVGVATASFPLDNFFVSPQCGCGLDCDDLRIRKLKLNTKNPSHSSA; encoded by the coding sequence ATGACTAGCCCCGTCaccctcctcctcctcatccTGACGGTGGCGCTAACTGTCTCCGCCACACCAACAGCCTACGAAGCCCTAAAAACCTACAACTTCCCCGAAGGAATTCTCCCAAAAGGAGTAACCGGATACGAATTAGACGAATCAAGTGGCAATTTCCGCGCCGATCTAAACGGTTCGTGCAGTTTCTCCTTAGAAGGTTCATATCAATTGAGTTACAAATCAACCATCACAGGTCGTATATCAGAAAACAAACTCACCGATCTCAGGGGTATAAGTGTCAAAGTTTTATTCTTCTGGGTGAACATTCTTGAGGTTGTTCGTAAAGGTGATGACCTTGATTTCTCTGTTGGTGTTGCCACTGCTTCTTTTCCGTTAGATAATTTCTTTGTTTCTCCACAGTGCGGTTGCGGTTTGGATTGTGATGATTTAAGAATAAGAAAACTTAAATTGAATACAAAAAACCCTTCTCATTCTTCTGCTTAG
- the LOC123881540 gene encoding uncharacterized protein LOC123881540, with product MHSTKLILIFLISLTISSSLSSSTLILQQPDSVTAYDLLMEYGFPMGLLPIGAIGYSLNRETGQFSVYFEKTCTFTIESYTLSYKSTISGVISQNRLYKLKGVSVKIVLLWLSIVEVSRKGNDIEFSVGITGASFGAENFLESPQCGCGFDCNDVLRLNGDVSDI from the coding sequence ATGCAttcaacaaaattgattttgatttttttaatctctttaacaatatcatcatcattatcatcatctaCCTTAATCCTACAACAACCAGACTCGGTAACAGCATACGATCTTCTAATGGAATATGGTTTCCCAATGGGTCTTCTTCCAATAGGAGCAATTGGGTATTCGTTAAACAGAGAAACAGGGCAATTTTCTGTGTATTTTGAGAAAACTTGTACTTTTACTATTGAAAGTTATACGCTTAGTTATAAGAGTACTATTTCTGGTGTGATTTCTCAAAATAGGCTTTATAAATTGAAGGGTGTTTCTGTCAAGATTgtgcttttgtggttgagtattgTTGAGGTTTCTCGTAAGGGTAATGATATTGAATTTTCTGTTGGGATTACTGGTGCTAGTTTTGGAGCTGAGAATTTCCTTGAATCTCCTCAGTGTGGTTGTGGCTTTGATTGCAACGATGTTCTTCGGTTAAACGGTGACGTTTCTgatatttag
- the LOC123881624 gene encoding probable pectinesterase/pectinesterase inhibitor 7 produces MPENKIRTSWPQKGKHLNFKNGRLPLKMSNKARAIYDSSRHHVRKLLQMVTNEDNVVVSDIVVVSQDGSGNFTTINNAIAAAPNNTVASDGYFFIFITKGVYQEYVSIPKNKKYLMMVGEGINQTVITGDHNVVDGFTTFNSATFAVVGQGFVAVNITFRNTAGPGKHQAVALRSGADMSTFYSCSFEGYQDTLYTHSLRQFYRECDIYGTVDFIFGNAAVVLQNCNIYPRLPLSGQFNSITAQGRTDPNQNTGTSIQNATIKAADDLAPKVGTVQTYLGRPWKEYSRTVFMQSSMDSFINPAGWHDWNGSFALSTLYYAEYNNRGAGSSTVNRVTWPGYGATDAANFTVSNFLTGSWIPQTGVPFLTGLI; encoded by the exons ATgcctgaaaataaaataagaacatCATGGCCACAAAAAGGAaaacatttgaattttaaaaatggtCGTTTACCATTGAAAATGTCAAATAAAGCACGTGCTATTTATGATTCTTCTAGACACCATGTAAGAAAACTACTTCAAATGGTCACTAATGAAGATAATGTTGTCGTGAGTGATATTGTGGTTGTTAGCCAGGACGGAAGTGGAAATTTTACCACTATCAACAACGCAATAGCAGCTGCACCGAATAACACAGTTGCTAGTGATGGATACTTCTTCATTTTTATCACTAAAGGTGTATATCAAGAGTATGTATCTATACCAAAAAACAAGAAGTACTTGATGATGGTTGGAGAAGGAATCAATCAAACAGTTATAACAGGCGATCACAATGTTGTTGATGGGTTCACTACATTCAATTCAGCCACATTTG CTGTGGTTGGTCAGGGGTTTGTCGCTGTAAATATAACGTTTCGCAATACTGCTGGACCAGGAAAACATCAAGCAGTTGCACTGAGAAGTGGAGCAGATATGTCGACCTTCTATAGTTGCAGTTTTGAAGGGTATCAAGACACATTGTATACACATTCTCTAAGGCAGTTTTATAGAGAATGTGATATTTATGGAACTGTTGACTTTATATTTGGAAATGCTGCAGTTGTTTTACAAAATTGTAACATTTATCCTCGCCTTCCTCTTAGTGGTCAATTCAATTCCATCACAGCTCAAGGTCGAACCGATCCAAATCAAAACACCGGAACGTCCATACAAAATGCAACTATTAAAGCAGCAGATGATTTGGCTCCTAAAGTTGGAACAGTTCAAACATATCTAGGAAGACCATGGAAGGAATACTCAAGGACAGTATTTATGCAATCCTCCATGGATAGTTTCATAAACCCAGCTGGTTGGCATGATTGGAATGGTAGTTTTGCATTGAGCACTTTGTACTATGCAGAATACAATAATAGAGGTGCAGGTTCAAGCACTGTGAATCGTGTTACATGGCCTGGTTATGGTGCTACTGATGCAGCCAATTTCACAGTGTCCAATTTCTTGACTGGTAGTTGGATTCCTCAAACTGGTGTCCCTTTCTTGACTGGATTGATATAG
- the LOC123881806 gene encoding probable pectinesterase/pectinesterase inhibitor 7 has product MAFNKKTILLSILFFVSLSVANGVPPETICGSTIDPTYCKNVLANQNGNIYDYGRISIRKSLSQSRKFINSMDSYLQGSSSLSQSTIRALEDCRFLSDLSFEYLSNTYATTNQSNNVLPTTQAEDFETFLSAVLTNQQTCLDGLNTIASDQRVKNDVSSSLSDAIKLHSVTLALFKKGWVPENKIRTSWPQNGRHLNFNNGRLPLKMSNKVRAIYDSARHHGRKLLQTNSGEDSVVVSDIVVVSQDESGNFTTINDAIAAAPNNTVASDGYFFILITKGVYQEYVSIPKNKKYLMMVGEGINQTVITGDHNVVDGSTTFNSATFAVVAQGFVAVNITFRNTAGPGKHQAVAMRSGADMSTFYSCSFEGYQDTLYTHSLRQFYRECDIYGTVDFIFGNAAVVLQNCNIYPRLPLSGQFNSITAQGRTDPNQNTGTSIQNATIKAADDLAPKVGTVQTYLGRPWKEYSRTVFMQSSMDNFINSAGWHDWNGSFALSTLYYAEYNNRGAGSSTVNRVTWPGYHVIGATDAANFTVSNFLSGDGWIPQTGVPYLSGLT; this is encoded by the exons ATGGCTTTCAATAAGAAAACCATTCTACTTTCCATCTTGTTCTTTGTATCATTGTCTGTAGCAAATGGTGTTCCACCTGAAACCATTTGTGGGTCTACTATAGACCCTACTTATTGTAAAAATGTACTTGCCAATCAAAATGGCAACATTTATGACTATGGTCGCATTTCTATTCGTAAATCTTTATCCCAATCTCGGAAGTTCATTAATTCGATGGACTCGTATCTTCAAGGTAGCTCGTCTTTGTCTCAATCGACAATCCGTGCCCTTGAAGATTGTCGATTCCTCTCTGACTTAAGTTTTGAATACTTATCAAACACTTATGCCACTACAAATCAATCTAATAATGTTCTTCCAACAACTCAAGCTGAGGATTTTGAAACTTTTCTCAGTGCCGTTTTGACTAACCAACAAACATGTTTGGATGGTCTCAACACTATAGCTTCTGATCAAAGAGTGAAAAACGACGTGTCGTCATCACTCTCTGATGCCATAAAGCTTCATAGTGTCACCCTAGCTTTGTTCAAGAAGGGCTGGGTgcctgaaaataaaataagaacatCATGGCCACAAAACGGAAGACATTTGAATTTCAATAATGGTCGTTTACCATTGAAAATGTCAAATAAAGTACGTGCTATTTATGATTCAGCTAGACACCATGGAAGAAAATTACTTCAAACGAATAGTGGTGAAGATAGTGTTGTGGTGAGTGATATTGTAGTTGTTAGCCAAGATGAAAGTGGAAATTTTACCACCATCAACGACGCAATAGCTGCTGCACCGAATAACACGGTTGCTAGCGATGGATACTTCTTCATTTTAATCACTAAAGGTGTGTATCAAGAGTATGTATCTATACCCAAAAACAAGAAGTACTTGATGATGGTTGGAGAAGGAATCAATCAAACAGTTATCACAGGCGATCACAATGTTGTTGATGGGTCCACTACATTCAATTCGGCCACATTTG CTGTGGTTGCTCAAGGGTTTGTGGCTGTAAACATAACATTTCGCAACACCGCTGGACCAGGAAAACACCAAGCAGTTGCAATGAGAAGTGGAGCAGATATGTCGACCTTCTATAGTTGCAGTTTTGAAGGGTATCAAGACACATTGTATACACATTCTCTAAGGCAGTTTTATAGAGAATGTGATATTTATGGAACTGTTGATTTCATATTTGGAAATGCTGCGGTTGTTTTGCAAAATTGTAACATTTATCCACGCCTTCCTCTAAGTGGACAATTCAATTCCATCACAGCTCAAGGTAGAACCGATCCAAATCAAAACACCGGAACGTCTATACAAAATGCAACTATTAAAGCAGCAGATGATTTGGCTCCCAAAGTTGGAACTGTTCAAACATATCTAGGAAGACCATGGAAGGAATACTCAAGGACAGTTTTTATGCAATCATCTATGGATAATTTCATAAACTCAGCTGGTTGGCATGATTGGAATGGTAGTTTTGCATTGAGCACGTTGTACTATGCAGAATACAATAATAGAGGTGCAGGTTCAAGCACTGTGAATCGTGTTACATGGCCTGGTTATCATGTTATTGGTGCTACTGATGCAGCCAATTTCACAGTGTCCAATTTCTTGAGTGGTGATGGTTGGATTCCTCAAACTGGTGTACCATACTTGAGTGGATTGACCTAG